The Flammeovirga agarivorans genome has a window encoding:
- a CDS encoding DUF427 domain-containing protein, translated as MYYVKYKDQIIAQEEDVIEDCGTKYFPLQAVDQTFLVESNFRSSCLFKNTATYYHVKVGNDLFENAAWTYLDPDPEKKEIKGRIAFAEELLDKQ; from the coding sequence ATGTACTACGTAAAATATAAAGATCAAATTATAGCACAAGAGGAAGATGTAATTGAAGATTGTGGTACTAAATACTTTCCTTTACAAGCTGTAGATCAAACTTTCTTAGTTGAGTCTAATTTTAGAAGTTCTTGCTTATTTAAAAATACTGCGACTTATTATCATGTTAAGGTAGGGAATGACCTTTTTGAAAATGCAGCATGGACGTATCTGGACCCTGATCCTGAGAAAAAGGAAATAAAAGGAAGAATCGCTTTCGCTGAAGAGTTACTTGATAAGCAGTAA
- a CDS encoding sigma 54-interacting transcriptional regulator gives MVWDEKWSEIALNSTSDLIFWVTEDGHIDKCNDSFLEKCGYCDNDLGKVSILDIDENLSKREWKKIWKELKQNKTTRHETTIIDKNDQYLDVEMSFTSVAIDTGIICFTKCHDITEIVQLREQLKEALQVIGEINTGDSTSNKDHVSTNEEKKALLKQLHDLQRHHESILQSAGEGIYGLDTMGRTTFANEAAVKLVGYSLEEMLDVSQHELIHHTKPDGSHYHKHDCNIYASFKDGKVHHSDDEVFWRKDGTSFPVEYVSTPLFNNNNELIGAVVTFKDISHRRETEKALKKTNLELTKALKEVKELKDNLEEENQFLQKEIELNNKFEELISTSKVFKDSVFTKIEQVANTDATVLILGESGTGKELIARAIHNHSNRKDKPLIKVNCTALPANLIESELFGHEKGAFTGAIAKKIGRFEMADGGTLFLDEFGEISLDLQVKLLRVLQEGEIERIGGTDTVKVDVRIIAATNVNLEKAVKEKKFREDLFYRVNVFPIHVPALKERLEDVPLLAQHFLEKYNNQFSKKIRSITVGAMNKLKNYHWPGNVRELQNVIERAVIISNNSKLEVNGLKGSTTEDKKNDILTLAENEKQHVLKILKMTNWRISGDRGAAKILDINRTTLEARMKKLGIKRP, from the coding sequence ATGGTTTGGGATGAAAAATGGTCAGAGATTGCATTAAACTCTACTTCTGATCTAATTTTTTGGGTGACAGAAGATGGACACATAGATAAGTGTAATGATTCTTTCTTAGAAAAATGTGGTTACTGTGACAATGACCTCGGAAAAGTTTCTATTCTAGATATAGATGAAAATCTATCGAAAAGAGAGTGGAAAAAAATATGGAAAGAATTAAAACAGAATAAGACGACACGCCATGAAACTACAATCATTGATAAAAATGATCAATATTTAGATGTGGAAATGAGTTTTACCAGTGTTGCCATAGATACTGGAATCATTTGCTTTACCAAATGCCATGATATAACAGAGATTGTACAATTACGAGAACAGCTTAAAGAAGCTCTACAAGTAATTGGTGAAATCAATACTGGAGATAGTACAAGTAACAAAGACCATGTTTCTACCAATGAAGAGAAAAAAGCACTGCTAAAACAACTTCACGACTTACAAAGACACCATGAATCTATACTTCAATCAGCAGGAGAAGGAATTTATGGGCTCGATACGATGGGCAGAACTACATTTGCAAATGAAGCGGCAGTAAAGCTTGTTGGATATTCTTTGGAGGAAATGTTAGATGTTTCTCAACATGAATTAATCCACCATACAAAACCTGATGGGTCTCATTATCATAAACATGATTGTAATATTTATGCCTCCTTTAAAGATGGTAAAGTACACCATAGTGATGATGAAGTATTTTGGCGAAAAGACGGCACATCATTTCCTGTCGAATATGTAAGTACACCATTATTTAATAACAACAATGAATTGATTGGTGCTGTAGTTACTTTCAAAGATATCTCACACAGAAGAGAAACGGAGAAAGCACTGAAGAAAACAAATCTTGAATTAACGAAAGCATTAAAGGAAGTCAAAGAACTAAAAGATAACCTTGAAGAAGAGAATCAATTCCTTCAAAAAGAAATAGAGCTTAATAATAAATTCGAGGAGCTTATTAGTACTAGTAAAGTATTTAAAGACAGTGTTTTCACAAAAATTGAGCAGGTAGCTAATACAGATGCAACAGTGCTAATATTAGGAGAATCTGGTACTGGTAAAGAATTAATTGCTAGGGCTATCCATAATCATAGTAATAGAAAGGATAAACCACTTATAAAAGTTAACTGTACCGCACTCCCTGCCAACTTGATTGAAAGTGAACTTTTTGGACATGAAAAAGGTGCTTTTACAGGAGCCATCGCAAAAAAAATTGGCCGTTTTGAGATGGCTGATGGTGGTACTTTGTTCTTAGATGAATTTGGAGAAATTTCTCTTGACCTTCAGGTTAAATTATTAAGAGTACTGCAAGAGGGTGAGATTGAAAGAATTGGAGGAACAGATACTGTAAAAGTGGATGTTAGAATTATTGCAGCAACTAACGTTAATCTAGAGAAAGCCGTAAAGGAGAAAAAGTTTAGAGAAGATTTATTTTATCGAGTAAATGTTTTTCCTATTCATGTTCCTGCACTTAAAGAAAGATTAGAAGATGTGCCCTTATTAGCTCAACATTTTCTGGAAAAATATAATAACCAATTCAGTAAGAAGATTCGCTCAATTACTGTAGGAGCCATGAATAAATTAAAAAATTATCATTGGCCTGGTAATGTACGTGAACTTCAAAATGTCATTGAAAGAGCTGTAATTATTTCCAATAACTCCAAGCTAGAAGTTAATGGTTTAAAGGGCTCTACTACTGAAGACAAGAAAAATGACATTCTAACTCTTGCTGAAAATGAAAAGCAACATGTTTTAAAGATCTTAAAAATGACCAACTGGAGAATAAGTGGAGATCGTGGGGCAGCAAAAATTCTAGATATTAACAGAACAACTTTAGAAGCTCGAATGAAAAAATTAGGTATCAAAAGACCATAA
- a CDS encoding protein adenylyltransferase SelO → MNIQLKDAFVRQLPADPNTENTIRQVYESCFSYVTPNNEIKPTLIHGSKEVGSLLGINNEDFDTKDFLNYFSGKKVIEGSTPYAMCYGGHQFGHWSGQLGDGRAINIGEVEYDHKKWAVQLKGAGKTPYSRQGDGLAVMRSSIREHLCSEAMYHLGVPSTRSLSLMKSGNEVLRDMFYDGNAAYEKGAIVCRIAESFVRFGNIEIFARRGDKKNLKRLVDYIIDEFYPEVKMDVNPYISFFKKVMDHTLEMVIHWQRIGFVHGVMNTDNMSVLGLTMDYGPYGWMESYTPDWTPNTSDVNHRYSFQNQPAIAQWNLYQLANALFVLVGEGKPLEDIISQYHADYQVKYLEMMKTKLGLEKYSEKDEKLISDLLEVMELTNTDMTIFFRNLSKVSKKSLIHNIYSEIELIKSAFYELHKVDKQALNQWYDWLSEYLKRLEIEDLTDDERKMKMNAVNPKYILRNYISQMIIDKAEIEDYSLLEEIYTLLQNPYDEQEEHEKWFAKRPDWAENKAGCSRLSCSS, encoded by the coding sequence ATGAACATTCAATTAAAAGATGCCTTTGTCCGTCAATTACCTGCGGACCCTAACACTGAAAATACCATTAGGCAAGTTTACGAATCATGTTTTTCTTATGTCACCCCCAATAATGAAATAAAACCCACTTTAATTCATGGTTCAAAAGAAGTGGGAAGTTTATTAGGAATAAATAATGAGGATTTTGATACGAAAGATTTTCTTAATTATTTCTCAGGAAAAAAAGTAATAGAAGGTTCTACTCCTTATGCAATGTGTTATGGGGGGCATCAATTTGGTCATTGGTCTGGACAACTAGGTGATGGTCGAGCAATAAATATTGGTGAGGTAGAATATGACCATAAAAAATGGGCTGTCCAATTAAAAGGAGCAGGGAAGACTCCTTATTCAAGACAAGGGGACGGTCTAGCAGTAATGAGGTCTTCTATACGAGAACATTTATGTAGTGAAGCTATGTATCATTTAGGGGTACCTTCAACTCGTTCTTTATCACTAATGAAATCGGGTAATGAAGTACTCAGAGATATGTTTTATGATGGCAATGCCGCCTATGAAAAAGGAGCTATTGTGTGTCGTATTGCTGAAAGCTTTGTTCGCTTTGGGAATATTGAAATTTTTGCAAGACGAGGAGATAAGAAGAACTTGAAGCGTCTAGTTGATTATATCATTGATGAGTTCTACCCTGAGGTGAAAATGGATGTCAATCCTTATATTTCATTCTTTAAAAAAGTGATGGACCACACTCTAGAGATGGTTATTCATTGGCAAAGAATAGGCTTTGTACATGGTGTGATGAATACAGATAATATGTCTGTTTTAGGACTTACTATGGACTACGGTCCTTATGGTTGGATGGAAAGTTATACTCCAGACTGGACTCCTAATACATCAGATGTAAATCATCGTTATTCATTTCAAAATCAACCAGCAATTGCTCAATGGAACTTATATCAACTTGCAAATGCTTTATTTGTTTTAGTCGGGGAAGGTAAACCTCTGGAAGATATTATCTCTCAATATCATGCTGATTATCAAGTGAAATATTTGGAAATGATGAAGACTAAATTAGGATTGGAGAAGTATTCCGAAAAGGATGAAAAACTAATATCAGATCTACTTGAGGTGATGGAGTTAACCAATACAGATATGACCATATTTTTTAGAAACTTATCTAAAGTATCTAAAAAGAGTCTGATCCATAATATATATTCTGAAATAGAGCTGATTAAAAGTGCTTTTTATGAGCTTCATAAAGTAGATAAGCAAGCATTAAATCAATGGTACGATTGGTTATCTGAATATTTAAAACGTTTAGAAATTGAAGACCTCACTGATGATGAACGTAAAATGAAAATGAATGCCGTCAATCCCAAGTATATACTAAGGAATTATATTTCTCAGATGATTATTGATAAGGCCGAAATAGAAGACTATTCATTATTAGAAGAGATTTATACGCTTCTTCAAAATCCATATGATGAGCAAGAAGAGCATGAGAAATGGTTTGCCAAAAGACCTGATTGGGCTGAAAATAAAGCAGGGTGTTCAAGGTTATCCTGTAGCTCGTAA
- a CDS encoding glutamate synthase-related protein: MKKVKLIEVSKLSEKKPEAFQVNGLDLVVVKYDDNISVLYGRCLHRGALMADGSIDGHNLICGLHGWDYRYDTGVSEYNNAEALHKFTEIIEDGFLYVDENEINAYLVTNPQPFNREEYLGQYADTNPEDTEPYTNYIKQLAKYGLKKTGKHGPSSSMGVDRNTLPKWEQIQFLPAQLSKRPLLDEEEVTTQTIIGKKAKKPLVLDIPLFVSDMSFGALSKESKIAMAMGAEKVGTGICSGEGGMLPEEQKENSKYFYELASGKFGFSWGKVLKAQAFHFKAGQGAKTGTGGHLPGSKVTEEIAKVRGLEKGQSAISPSTFTDLKTVDDYRSFAEEVRERTGGIPIGFKMAASRIEEDIDFALAVGVDYIILDGRGGGTGAAPNILKDNINVPTIPALARARRHLDQVGAKDVTLIITGGLRVADDFVKAMMLGADAIAVANSAMQAIGCLGMRACSTNNCSVGIATQKDHLRKRLSIAKSAKQLSNFFEATTDLMKVVARACGHHDFQEFNFSDLSTLDYKIHQLTQIRFAGY; encoded by the coding sequence ATGAAAAAAGTAAAACTTATAGAAGTTTCAAAACTATCAGAAAAAAAGCCTGAAGCTTTCCAAGTAAATGGTTTAGATCTTGTTGTCGTAAAGTATGATGACAATATTTCAGTATTGTATGGAAGGTGTTTACATAGAGGGGCTTTAATGGCTGACGGTTCCATTGATGGTCATAACCTTATTTGTGGTCTTCATGGCTGGGATTACAGGTATGATACTGGTGTAAGTGAATACAATAATGCTGAAGCACTTCATAAGTTTACTGAAATTATTGAAGATGGTTTCTTGTATGTTGATGAAAATGAGATCAATGCATATTTGGTAACAAATCCTCAACCTTTTAATAGGGAAGAGTATCTAGGACAATATGCTGATACAAATCCTGAAGATACAGAACCATATACCAATTATATTAAACAATTAGCAAAGTATGGTTTAAAGAAAACGGGCAAGCATGGTCCCTCATCTTCAATGGGAGTGGATCGGAATACCCTACCAAAATGGGAGCAAATACAGTTTCTTCCTGCACAATTATCAAAACGCCCATTATTAGATGAGGAAGAAGTAACAACGCAAACAATTATTGGTAAAAAAGCAAAGAAACCTCTTGTTCTTGATATCCCCCTCTTTGTTTCTGATATGAGTTTTGGAGCACTTTCAAAAGAATCGAAGATAGCAATGGCTATGGGAGCAGAAAAAGTAGGTACAGGTATATGTAGTGGCGAGGGTGGAATGTTACCTGAGGAACAGAAAGAAAATTCAAAATATTTTTATGAGTTGGCTTCAGGAAAATTTGGTTTCTCTTGGGGTAAAGTTTTAAAAGCACAAGCCTTTCATTTTAAGGCAGGTCAAGGGGCAAAGACTGGAACAGGTGGTCACTTGCCTGGATCAAAAGTGACGGAAGAAATTGCAAAAGTAAGAGGGTTAGAAAAAGGTCAGTCTGCTATTTCTCCATCTACCTTTACAGACCTTAAGACTGTTGACGATTATAGAAGTTTTGCCGAAGAAGTAAGAGAAAGAACTGGTGGAATACCTATTGGTTTTAAAATGGCTGCATCAAGAATTGAAGAGGATATAGATTTTGCCCTTGCTGTTGGGGTCGATTATATCATCCTTGATGGAAGAGGAGGGGGAACTGGTGCTGCTCCAAATATTTTAAAAGATAATATAAATGTACCTACCATTCCGGCATTAGCAAGAGCGCGTAGACATTTAGATCAGGTAGGAGCAAAGGATGTGACTTTAATTATCACAGGAGGGTTAAGAGTAGCAGATGATTTTGTAAAAGCAATGATGTTAGGAGCAGATGCTATTGCAGTAGCCAATTCCGCAATGCAAGCAATTGGTTGTCTTGGAATGAGAGCTTGCTCAACAAATAATTGCTCCGTAGGTATAGCGACACAAAAAGATCACTTAAGAAAGCGATTAAGTATTGCCAAATCTGCAAAACAACTTTCTAATTTCTTTGAAGCAACTACAGATCTCATGAAGGTTGTAGCTAGAGCATGTGGACACCATGACTTTCAAGAGTTTAATTTCTCAGATTTATCAACTCTCGATTATAAAATACATCAGTTAACTCAAATACGATTTGCCGGGTATTAG